cagggaggatcCCAGCACAACAGAAACCAGCCcaggaagcagaaaataaaggtaTTAGTGGAAGGGGACTGCTGTCTGTGCCTGGTTGACTCTGGAACAGGGATCCTTCAGGTGCTCCCCAGCTGGCATGTCACTGGGGCTCCATCGCacctgctgccccctccccatgcTCCCTCACGGCTGCTCCACCTGATGGAACCTGAACCCCCAAACCTGACCCCTGGCCCAGGTGAGGGTGGGACCCCTGAACCTTTGCCCACGTGAGGCTGAGACCCTTGATCCTTGGCTCAGGGCTGAAAACCTTGACTCTGCAGAGGTGAGGGTAAGCCTCCTGACCCTTTGCCCAGGTGAAGCTTAGCCCCCTGACCCTGTGCTCAGGTGAAGCTGAGCCCCCTGACCCCTGTGCCCGCCTGAGGGCTCCCTGCCAGCGGTCGCTGAGGGCAGGCGGGCCCCTCCCGCCCCTCACCGGCTCCTCGGTCCTCGCTCCCGCGCCGTCCCCGCCGCCCCAACGGCCCGGTGCAGAGGCCGGCCGTTCCCCTCGGGGCTCCCCGCGGGGCTCCCCTCAGGCCCGCAGCCATCTTCGGCCCTCGCCGGCGATGCGGCGGGCGCGGCCcgcgctgccgctgctgctgctgctgctcgcGGGGCCCCTGCCCGCGGGGGCGGCCCCCACCGACCCTGCGGACGGTACCGGGACCCAACGGGGcccagcggggccgggccggggcggagGAGTCGGGGAAGGGGGCGGCGAGCAGGGAAGAGCCAGAGCGGAGCGGGGCGAGGGGCGGCGGAAAAGTCTCTCGTTTATACAGGAATCTGGCGAATTCCGTAAAGCAGCGGCGACTGAGCGCACTTTACCTTAAATCTGTACACCAGAAATACACCTTAGTTAGCTAAATACGCCGTATTTACATGGGCTGAGAAAGTCGCGGGATCCCCAGACACTGGGATCTGTGAGGGAGCGAGTCCTGCAGAACAGAGAGCCCTGGAATGGTTTTGGCTGGAAGGGGGCGACCTTATAGCcacccagtgccatccctgctATGGCAGGGTCATCTTCCAccgtcccaggctgctcccagtcctgtccagcctggcctcggaCACTGCgagggatccaggggcacccacagcttctctgggcaccctgtgccaaggcctcaccaccctggcaggggggaatttcttcccaatatccctcTGGCGGTTgtcccttgtcctggcactccaggcccATTTATATggtctctctccatctctcctgcagctccttcaggcactggaaggccacagtTAAGTTAGCCCGaagcttttttcctccaggctgaacaatcccaattctcccaACCTTTCCTCGCAgatctgctccatccctctaaaCAACTCGGTGGCCTCGTCTCCAACAGGTctatgtccttcctgtgctgtggtGATGCTGGAGTTATAAAAATCCAAAcctaaaacaaatttaaaagaaccaaaaaagccaccaccagcagcaaaaaaaaagaccccccaaacacccaagcaaacaaaaacagcaaacaaaaacaggaaaagaagacCAACCCATAAACCCACAGCATCCACAAACGCTGCCCCAAAAGCTGAGCTTTGCCCTCCAGGCTCTCTAAGGAGCCCATTGTATTTTGCAGagtgtcagcagcagctggcgGTGGCCCGGAGCGTGGCGTCCTGGATCGTGGGGGGCCATGAGGCCCCGGAGGGTGCATGGCCGTGGGTAGTGAGCCTGCAGGTGCTGCGCGGCGGCGTCCGCTTCGTGCACCTGTGCGGCGGCGTCCTGCTGAGCCGGAGAGCCGTGCTGACCGCCGGCCACTGCGTGGATGGCAGGACGTACGTACTGGGGTGACCCCTGGCACCAcggctgagccccctggcaccacggctgagccccctgggaccacagctgagccccctgggaccacggctgagccccctgggcacCATGGCTGAACCCTGGGCACCACGGCTGAACCCTGGGCACCATGGCTGAACCCTGGGCACCACagctgagctccctgggcaccacagctgagctccctgggcaccacggctgagccccctgggcaccatggctgagccccctgggcacCACAGCTGAACCCTGGGCACCACggctgagctccctgggcaccATGGCTGAACCCCCTCTGGGCACCACagctgagctccctgggcaccacggctgagctccctgggcaAGTGGAAGGAGGCTGAGGGCACCTGAGTTGTGTCACAGGGTGGCcaaaggggcagagcagggattaACCCCCCGTGCTGGGCACTGAGAGGCCCTTCCAGTGCTGTGTTCCGTTCTCCCCTCACAGCAAGGAAAGCATTGAGGGGATGGAGCATATCCAGAGCtaggaacagagctggggaaggggctggagcactgaTTGTAAAgatctccaagatcatcaagtccaacccctGCCTGATCCCCACCCTGTCACCAggccagagcactgagtgccacctccagtcattccttggacacctccagggatggggactccaccaactccctgggcagccaacATCAGGAATAGTCAGTCAGGCATCATAAGTCACCATCAAAAAATCTTGGCTGTGCCCTTCTGGCCTGGGCCAGAATTACCTGTGTTTCTTCCAATAAAGGactgtttggttttgattaatagaatcacagaatgagaTACTGGATGAGATcttctcatcccacccctgactctgggcttttccagctctggagcaggaagACCCTCTCCCATGCCAGGTTTTCTGGGTTGCTTTGTTCCACAGAGCTCTGATTTTTCTGGTTAATGGAGTTTTCTTAACCTAAAAGTTTTCTTAACCTTCTAAAGTTCACCACAAAATGTTGTGATATTTAGGTTACAAACACTCCAATTTATCAGTTTtaacacaatttctttttttcttgttgatcAGAACCAACAATTTGGCACttaagaggttttttttgaCAATGTGGTAATAACGCCTCAGAACAGATTTTTAACTGCACTTACAGCAACTCTGGAGCATTTCAGCTCCCAGCACTaatctcttttccagcctttacCACAGTTGCACAATCTGCATCTGTCAACATCAACTGTTGACTCAGCCATGACCTGGGGGAAAGTGAACTGTGAAATCTGTGAAACTTCAATTTTGTCCTTTATCAGGACTTTGTTACATCAGCTCCTTGTTTGCATTTAACAAACATTTATTTGCAATATAATTTATCTTTAAAttatcaatttaatttttacctTAATTTTGGAGACTAATTTGAATTTTATAGCTCATCCCAGGCCAAATTCAAAACTTATTtaataaagggttttttttcaatatacCTGACTAGAAATTAGATCTGAATGACTCTACCCCTATTTATAAATTTAATATTAACTTGGTAGTCATTCTTTTACTTCTAGATAATGGGTTTCCCAGGTCTAGGTACAAGTAGAATCTTTGTGGGGGATGAGCCTCCTTCGTTTAGCCAAAATAAAACcatgttttcagctttttcagaCTATAATCTCCTGGTGGCCTCTGCTGAGATGGGGTGAGAGATAAAATCTGGGTGTCATCTTAAATCCTTAATCTGAATTTTCCTTACCACCAATAGGCAAAGGGAGCGTTCACATGGGCAGAATGGTAACAAGGAAAATTTGTTCTAGGAAATATTTACTCTGGAATTTTCAATGTATATTCCTAAAGGTGCATAAGCAAAAGAAGACAGGGATCAAGAGGATaatggaagaaatttttccctgtgagggaggCCCTGGTatagggtgcccagagaagctgggatccctggaagtgtccaaggccagatcggatggggcttggagcaccctgggacaggtgtccctgccatggcaggggtgggatgagatgagctttaaggtgcCTCCAATCCAACCCATTCCTGGATTCCGCAGCTCTGTGAAAACAGTCGGTGAAACTGATGTCCAACCCATGTGAATTCTCCCACAGGGATCCGTGTTCCTGGCGAGCCGTTCTGGGCGTGCACAACCTGCAGAAGCACGGCCGCCACACAGCACGGAGGAGGATCAGGAGGATCATCGTGCACTCGGAGTTCAAGAGGGAAACCTTTGAGAACGACGTGGCAGTGTTCGAGCTGAGGTCGGCAGTGCGCTACAGCCTCTACATCCAGCCCGTGTGCCtgcccccagctgccctggTGCAGCCCCTGGAGAACAGCTCCGACTGCTACATCACCGGCTGGGGACGCACCTCCGAGAAGGGTActgggctctgcccctgctggAACCCTCCTGTTTCCATCCTCGCCCACTCCAGCTCCCCGGGTTTATAAACTTTCCTTGCACTTGGATCTTAGAGGCCTTTCCCGACCTTTCAAGGGGGAATGGCACCAAACTGAGAGGACAGGTTCGgattagatattgggaagaaattcctccctgtgagggtggtgaggccctggcacagactgcccagtgcagctgtggctgcccctggatctgtGTAAGTGTccagggtcaggctggatggggcttggagtaacctgatagcggaaggtgtcccttcccatggcagggggttggaactggatcaTTTTTAAGgttcctcccaacccaaaccattctgtgattctaactGGATTTGCTCGGGTTATGGTCTCCCCACACAATGTCATTTAACTCTACAGTGAGGATCTGTTCTCAGTGAGGGTTTTCCATCACAAGCAGGTTAGACCCACACAGCTGTAACCACAGAAATAGATTTCCCAGCCTTCCTTCCAAGTAtaacatgaaaaaaaggaaaataaactcaGCCGATTTCAGATTCATGGTGCAGGTCAACGTGGGCTGCTGGAAACAGCTATTCTATTGAAAAGCAACAATTCTGATGCTACATGTTGTGAACTGAGGGGTTCCCATGGGATTTATGAATGACTACACCCCCTCCAATTCTCTCTTTACTCCCACTGGGCACAAATTCAATGCCAGTTGGTGTGTGGGAGTTTTGGGGTCAGCTGAGATTGTATGAGCCTGTTTGATAAGTCACCTCTGACATTTTGAACAAGGCAGGTATATTATCATTGATGCTTCTTCTGAGGAAGAATTGCAAAATCTACATCAAACCCAAGTCTCCAAACTTTTAACCCACTCAAATTCCAATCCAttggcagcaggcagggtcTGTGTCAGGTCCATGTCTAAACATGTCCAGGAACACACCTAGGctggcaaaatgaaaaaaaaaaaaaccacagtaaaATTGCTACACACCCCAGCATATTTAACCTTTCTAAATTCTGTCTCCTTTCAAGGTAAAATCTCACCTGTGCTAAAAGAAGCCCATGTGGGaatcctccctcccagcctgtgcaaCAGCTCTGAAGGCTACGCGGGGCTCATGAACAACAAAGCACTCTGCGCCGGCGTCTGGGCTGGAGGCACCGACACCTGCCAGGTGAGAAGGGAGGTGGTGCCCCACCTGCCTCAGTGGAACTCCCAAGCCAGAGGCTTGGCAGCATCGTGATTTGTAGCATGATTAattaaaacagcagaaatactAACTGGAAAACATGTCAAATGCAAAGGAAGCATCATAAAAGGGTTGGGACAGTGATTGCAAAGCAAAAACATACACAAAGAATTTGGTGATATTGGAAAGATGACTGGGATAGTTGAACAAAGAGGAAGGATAAAGAACCCAACATATTTATGCCACTAAGGTGTCAGTAAATTATATATGAGACAAAACATTGGACACTGGACCGTGCAGTGTGTGTGAAGCACATATATGTCTCAGCTGTTCTtatgctggagagcagcactggacACAGATAAGGCTCGGGAATGTGGTTCAGGGATAGGGCTCTAGGAAGTGGCTCAGGGATGTGGCatgattttcatttaaattct
This Haemorhous mexicanus isolate bHaeMex1 chromosome 33, bHaeMex1.pri, whole genome shotgun sequence DNA region includes the following protein-coding sequences:
- the TMPRSS12 gene encoding transmembrane protease serine 12 — encoded protein: MRRARPALPLLLLLLAGPLPAGAAPTDPADECQQQLAVARSVASWIVGGHEAPEGAWPWVVSLQVLRGGVRFVHLCGGVLLSRRAVLTAGHCVDGRTDPCSWRAVLGVHNLQKHGRHTARRRIRRIIVHSEFKRETFENDVAVFELRSAVRYSLYIQPVCLPPAALVQPLENSSDCYITGWGRTSEKGKISPVLKEAHVGILPPSLCNSSEGYAGLMNNKALCAGVWAGGTDTCQGDSGGPLVCYHPDTDKYFLIGIASFGVGCGRPRYPGIYVRLSQYRKWIKAKLLLTSKTWNPLSTTLTILLTLVHTVLTQIL